AAAGGTTTGGCTGTGTAAAGCGAGGCTCGTCACCTTCGTTATGACCATATTTACGGTAGCCTAACAGATCGATATATACATCTTTACCAAATTCTGCACGGAAGTCGGCCGCAAATTTCATCGCATATACTACCGCTTCTACATCGTCGGCGTTTACGTGCATAACCGGGGATTCTGTAACCTTAGCAATATCCGTACAATAGGTGGAAGAACGTGCATCCAGATAGTTGGTTGTAAATGAAACTTGGTTATTGATCACAATATGGATAGTTCCGCCAGTTTTATAGCCATCCAAGGTCATCATTTGGGCAATTTCGTACACAATCCCCTGTCCCGCAATCGCACCATCACCATGGATGACGATTGGCAATACTTTTTTGTAGTCTTTATATTTATCATCCACCTTCGCACGGCAGATCCCTTCTACAAGTGCTGCAACAGTTTCGAGGTGTGATGGGTTCGGCGTCAGATTAATCGCTACTTCCTCCCCAGAAGCGGTCTTCACCACTTTGGAGGAGCCCAGGTGATACTTCACGTCACCGGAAAACACATCTTCCTCAAATTCTTTGCCTTCAAATTCTGAAAAGATCTGTTTGTAAGATTTACCGAAAATATTGGTCAGCACATTCAGTCTGCCACGGTGCGCCATACCCAACACCACCTCATCTACGCCCAACTGAGATGAACGGCTGATGAGCTGGTCTAAGGCCGGAATAAGGCATTCGCCACCTTCGAGCGAAAATCTCTTCTGTCCGACGAATTTGGTATGCAAATAATTCTCAAACGCTACTGCCTGATTGAGTTTCTGTAGAATTTCTGTCTTTTCTTCGGTGGTAAGCTGCGGTTGGTTTTCATTAACCTGCAACCACTTGCGGATGAAAGTTTTTTCTTCCACCTTGTTAATGTGCATATATTCTACACCTACCGATTCGCAATAGATCTTCTCGAGGTGATTGATGATCTCCTGCAAAGTTGCAGCTTCGGAAAGTCCGGTTTCGATGGCTGAATTAAATTTTACACCCAGATCCGACTGTGACAGCCCAAAATTCTCAATCGCAAGCGTAGGTTCGTAATTGCGGCGTGCCCGAACGGGATTGGTGTTGGTGAACAAATGCCCTCTGTGTCGGTAAGCTTCAATTAAATTGAGAACCTTGAATTCTTTTTTTATTTCATCCGGAACCTGACCTTGCGAAGCGGCTTGGGTCGCTGCCTGAACTACCGGTGCCACTGTTGCCACAGCTGGTTCGTGCTCATCCCCGTAATTTTCAAGCGCAAAATCAAATCCCTGGAAAAATGCTTTCCAGGAAGGCTCTAAACTATCGGGATATTTTAAATATTGTTGGTATAAGTCTTCTATCAACTGCGAATGTGCAGCATTCAAAAATGAAAATTTGTCCATTATTTACAGATTAACTGTTGTTTTTTATTTAAAACACAAATTTAGCAAAAATATATGAAGTAAATGCCCAAGATGATTATTAAAATGACCGGAAAATCACCGGAAAACGGGCAATGAGAATTTTATGAGCGTATGCCTTTCCTCCGTAGGGTTTTCCAGGAAAGTCTGGTGCAGTTCGCCGGTTCGTAAAGTGTCTTTTCTGGCTTTTGCAAGTAACTGTTGAATGGCCTTTGCACGCCCCGAATATGGTCCTTGATAATAAATAACATAGTTGCGCGACGGGTTTACCGTACGAAAGTTGAAATTATTATCGGAAATCCCCACTCTTTTCGAAATCGGGAAGCCATAAAAGTAGGAAACTTCCTTGTCTTTGTAATTATGCGCAGTGGTGATGAGTACCGGTTCACCAAACTCATCGTCTTTTTTTGCCAAGTCCATCTGAATGAAATTCAGTGTTTTATTATGATTCAGCACGATATTGCGGAACAGCACATCGCGGCCATTTTTTGTGGTGACATTAACGCCCAAAAGCAACTGCCCCTCGCGCTGTTCTACCATCACGCTGTCGAACTTCAGGTTTTCGCGCTGTTGCTCTTTCTGTACTTTATTACCCAGCATGGCGTGTAAGGCTTTCATGCTTCTGTCAATATTTCCTACGACATCTTCTTCCGAAAGAAATTCCAAAGAACGCTTCAGCCATGTCTGCTGTGGAATGTGAACCGCCCAGGTTACCGATGTGCTGTTACCTTGGGCTTTGAATTTAAGATCAATTAAAACAGGTTTTTCTTCGTAGCCACGATAAAGTTGGTAACGCAAAGTGTGTTTGGGATTGGCGTAACGCAGGAAAAACTCGCCAAAGACATCGTTGTTTTTCCGGTCCTGATAACGCATTGAACTGCCCTGCCCTTCGTACGGACTAAAAAAACTGAAGCTAAGATCTTTATTATCTGAAAAATAAGTATTCCACCGCGTGAAATGCTGTAGGTTTGAAAACTGCGGATATACCCGTTCAACCGGATAGTTGATCTGCTTCTGTATGGTAAAGGTCTCACTCTCCTCCACCCAGTTTGTTGATATGGCATATACGGCCAACAGTAAGATCATGGCAATAGTGCCAAATTTTATCCAGCGCATAAAGGCAAAAATACAAAATCTGAATAAAAAAACGGCAGCGAAGTGCTACCGTATAATCGATTGTTATGGAATGATGGTCCCTGGGGGAATAACTGCGTTCTTCTTGACGACTACAATGCCATCTTTAATGGAATATGTATCAAAATCGCCGTCTGGCAGGTCTTTACTTCCCAAAATCCGCACGTTGTCGCCAATGCTGCAGTTTTTATCAAGAATTGCCCGCTCAATGTAGCAGTATTTCCCTACACCGAGGTTGGGACAGCCATGCTGGTCGTTATTGACGATCTCATCGGTATTCTGGTAATAATCGGCGCCCATCATATAGGTGTTCACCAATGTACTGCCTTTATCGATGCGGCTACGGTTACCGACGATAGAATTCTCAATCTTATCGGCCATCACCACACAGCCATCACCAAATATAGCCTTGCTCACGTAAGAGCCTAGAATTTTAGACGGTGGCAACATCCTGGCGCGTGTATAGATTGGAGAATGCCCGAATAAATTAAATTTAGGCAAATCCTGCGTCAGTTCAAGGTTAGCGTCGAAGAAGGATTGTATGGTCCCAATGTCCGTCCAATACCCATCATATTGGAAACTCATTATCTTGTATTTGCCGATAGCGTTCGGGATGAGTTCACCACCGAAATCATCACCAGGATCGCTGTCAAATATTTTTTTGAGCATGTTACGGCTGAAAACATAGATCCCCATGGACGCCAGATATTCCTTTCCTTCAGACCTGCTTTTATCAGAAACTTCTGATTTCCATTCCCCAAGGATGTCTGGTGAAGGCTTCTCAACAAATGAAGTAATATTGCCGTCGTCATCAGCCTTCAAGATACCGAAACCCGGCGCGTCATGCGCATTCACCGGAATGGTCGCAATGGTGATATCGCTTTCATTGACGCAGTGATAATCTATCAGCTCACGGAAATCCATCTGATACAATTGGTCACCAGAAAGGATCAGGATATAATCATATTCATATTTGGTAAGATGCTTCATGGATTGCCGTACCGCATCGGCGGTGCCTTGGTACCACTTATCATTCTCAATATTCTGCTCGGCCGCCAAAATATCTACAAAACCACGGCTGAAGATATCAAAATGATAAGAATTTTTGATATGTGAATTTAAAGAAGCTGAATTAAACTGGGTTAGTACTAAAATTCGGTTAAAGCCAGAATTAAGACAGTTGGAAATCGGAATATCCACCAAACGGTATTTACCGGCGATAGGAACTGCGGGTTTGGAGCGTGAGTAAGTAAGTGGAAATAACCGCGAACCGCGGCCACCACCAAGCACAATAGAAATTACGCTGGGTTTCATAGTTCTTTTTTTAATGGGTTTATGTCTGAAACAGCCTTAAAGCCTTATAGATTTCTGCGTAAAAAGCCAATAATCATGGTCTGTATCAGTTGCTTTTCCCTATCAAATACAGCACCGAAATACTTTTGATAAGGTGATTTTTATCATTTTTCAGGCAGAAGCTATAAGTCTTTTTAACGGACCTCAGGCAGAACTGTTTGTAAAGCGTTAACAATAAGTCCTGTTATACCGATAATTTTTCATAAAGATATAAATAATTTACGCTATGTAACGCTTGAGCCTCTTTGGTTGTCTAATTAATATTAACTGATAATCAAATGAACAAAACTATTATTATCGCCGCACTGCTTTGTGGTGTGATTACCCAAGCGCAGGAAAGCAAGACTGATACTGCCAAAACTGAAAATATAAAAGAAGTGGTGGTGATCGCCCGCAAACCTACGATTGAGAATAAAGCCGACCGCACCGTTTTTAATGTGGCTAAC
This DNA window, taken from Chryseobacterium sp. 6424, encodes the following:
- a CDS encoding polyketide cyclase gives rise to the protein MILLLAVYAISTNWVEESETFTIQKQINYPVERVYPQFSNLQHFTRWNTYFSDNKDLSFSFFSPYEGQGSSMRYQDRKNNDVFGEFFLRYANPKHTLRYQLYRGYEEKPVLIDLKFKAQGNSTSVTWAVHIPQQTWLKRSLEFLSEEDVVGNIDRSMKALHAMLGNKVQKEQQRENLKFDSVMVEQREGQLLLGVNVTTKNGRDVLFRNIVLNHNKTLNFIQMDLAKKDDEFGEPVLITTAHNYKDKEVSYFYGFPISKRVGISDNNFNFRTVNPSRNYVIYYQGPYSGRAKAIQQLLAKARKDTLRTGELHQTFLENPTEERHTLIKFSLPVFR
- a CDS encoding glucose-1-phosphate adenylyltransferase, translating into MKPSVISIVLGGGRGSRLFPLTYSRSKPAVPIAGKYRLVDIPISNCLNSGFNRILVLTQFNSASLNSHIKNSYHFDIFSRGFVDILAAEQNIENDKWYQGTADAVRQSMKHLTKYEYDYILILSGDQLYQMDFRELIDYHCVNESDITIATIPVNAHDAPGFGILKADDDGNITSFVEKPSPDILGEWKSEVSDKSRSEGKEYLASMGIYVFSRNMLKKIFDSDPGDDFGGELIPNAIGKYKIMSFQYDGYWTDIGTIQSFFDANLELTQDLPKFNLFGHSPIYTRARMLPPSKILGSYVSKAIFGDGCVVMADKIENSIVGNRSRIDKGSTLVNTYMMGADYYQNTDEIVNNDQHGCPNLGVGKYCYIERAILDKNCSIGDNVRILGSKDLPDGDFDTYSIKDGIVVVKKNAVIPPGTIIP